Proteins encoded in a region of the Massilia sp. UMI-21 genome:
- a CDS encoding phytanoyl-CoA dioxygenase family protein, giving the protein MDSGANTAQSAEYDVADIMRGIYGDGIIGCRGAFSRELVGELRADIDMLFDEAMAREGGALNRGPNRFYVEVHPERLRAFATIAAHPWVRAVCSAVLGPEWRIVEVGFDVPGPGAMHQPWHRDFASPPETVQGRRLSSLAFNLTTVDVTEEMGPFEIAPGTQWDLFEGDPMFPDQSLYPRYEARAQRKLPKVGDISARSALTIHRGTANRSKLSRPVLVVGADAPDATNAIKHDLQMSRAYYERLPEQVRRHLNCRVVEQLEPIRQAHTIEGLKMGVTMG; this is encoded by the coding sequence ATGGACAGCGGAGCAAACACCGCACAATCTGCGGAATACGATGTCGCCGACATCATGCGCGGCATCTACGGCGACGGCATCATCGGCTGCCGCGGCGCCTTCAGCCGCGAGCTGGTCGGAGAGCTGCGCGCGGACATCGACATGCTGTTCGACGAGGCGATGGCGCGCGAAGGCGGCGCCCTGAACCGTGGCCCGAACCGTTTCTACGTCGAGGTGCACCCGGAGCGCCTGCGCGCCTTCGCGACGATCGCCGCCCACCCATGGGTGCGGGCGGTCTGCAGCGCCGTGCTCGGACCCGAGTGGCGCATCGTCGAGGTCGGCTTTGACGTGCCGGGCCCCGGCGCCATGCACCAGCCCTGGCACCGCGACTTCGCCTCGCCGCCGGAAACGGTGCAGGGCAGGCGCCTCAGTTCGCTGGCCTTCAACCTCACCACCGTCGACGTGACCGAAGAGATGGGTCCTTTCGAGATTGCGCCGGGCACCCAATGGGACCTGTTCGAGGGCGATCCGATGTTCCCGGACCAGTCCCTCTACCCACGCTACGAAGCCCGTGCTCAGCGCAAGCTGCCGAAGGTGGGCGATATCTCGGCGCGTTCGGCCCTGACCATCCACCGCGGCACCGCCAATCGTTCGAAGTTGTCGCGACCGGTGCTGGTGGTCGGCGCCGACGCGCCGGATGCCACCAACGCCATCAAGCACGACCTGCAGATGTCGCGCGCATACTACGAGCGCCTGCCGGAGCAGGTGCGCCGGCACCTGAACTGCCGGGTGGTCGAGCAACTCGAGCCGATTCGCCAGGCGCACACGATCGAGGGCCTGAAGATGGGTGTGACCATGGGCTGA
- a CDS encoding YsnF/AvaK domain-containing protein, with the protein MQHTLVAVFDNNADAQSAMDELLASGFSRQEVRMSSGGSTGSTGSTASTHAHDSDTGIGSSIKHFFSDLFGSDDHDRSHVNRYEGAVSSGKCVVTLSADSLPEVERAADIVERFGPIDIDEHSDGGAMSAGAMGMDSGRQQSAPMSAQSANLQGSTARTDSLQRDTSTQSGATQSIPVVEEELKVGKREVQRGGVRIFSHVVETPVNESVNLREEHVDVQRRTVDQPISPTDATAFKEQTIEMRETSEEAVVQKSARVVEEVTVGKQVNQRQEQIKDTVRHTEVEVERLAGADDDSEYRSHYQANYAATGGSYDDYAPAYTYGSQMRSQYKGRQWDDVEGDLRSDWDARHTGGPSTWEKMKAAVRHGWDRMTD; encoded by the coding sequence ATGCAACATACTTTGGTAGCCGTATTCGACAACAACGCCGACGCCCAGAGCGCGATGGACGAACTGCTTGCCTCGGGCTTCTCGCGCCAGGAGGTGCGCATGTCCAGCGGCGGCAGCACCGGCAGCACCGGCAGCACCGCCTCCACCCACGCCCACGACAGCGATACCGGCATCGGCAGCAGCATCAAGCACTTCTTCAGCGACCTGTTCGGCAGCGACGACCACGACCGTTCCCACGTCAACCGCTACGAAGGCGCCGTCTCCAGCGGCAAGTGCGTCGTGACCCTGTCGGCCGACTCGCTGCCGGAAGTCGAGCGTGCCGCCGATATCGTCGAGCGTTTCGGCCCGATCGACATCGACGAGCATTCGGACGGCGGCGCGATGTCGGCCGGCGCCATGGGCATGGACAGCGGCCGCCAGCAGTCGGCGCCGATGTCGGCCCAGTCGGCCAACCTGCAGGGCAGCACCGCGCGCACCGATTCGCTGCAGCGCGACACGTCTACCCAGTCCGGCGCGACCCAGTCGATTCCGGTGGTGGAAGAAGAGCTGAAGGTCGGCAAGCGCGAAGTCCAGCGCGGCGGCGTGCGCATCTTCTCGCACGTGGTCGAGACCCCGGTCAACGAAAGCGTCAACCTGCGCGAGGAACACGTGGACGTGCAGCGCCGCACGGTCGACCAGCCGATCAGCCCGACCGACGCCACCGCCTTCAAGGAGCAGACCATCGAGATGCGCGAAACCTCCGAGGAAGCCGTGGTGCAGAAGTCGGCCCGCGTCGTCGAAGAGGTGACCGTCGGCAAGCAGGTCAACCAGCGCCAGGAGCAGATCAAGGACACCGTGCGCCACACCGAAGTCGAGGTCGAGCGCCTGGCCGGCGCCGACGACGACAGCGAGTACCGCAGCCACTACCAGGCCAACTATGCCGCCACCGGCGGTTCGTACGACGACTATGCGCCAGCTTACACCTACGGCTCGCAGATGCGCAGCCAGTACAAGGGCCGCCAATGGGACGACGTCGAAGGCGACCTGCGGTCCGACTGGGACGCGCGCCATACCGGCGGCCCCTCGACCTGGGAAAAGATGAAGGCCGCGGTCCGTCATGGCTGGGACCGCATGACTGACTGA
- a CDS encoding mechanosensitive ion channel family protein, with protein sequence MKFLLSNNDLENWMLAVGVCLGTTAVMVVLRILVVRRLGNRARRTATRIDDLLVLMLDRSYLVFQLAIGVYLGSIFLQMPDSWRLVVSRVAVASLVVQLGIWGDTALRGWRSQLLATPGDGARKASSTILFFMLRLVVWTVAFLMLLDNFGFNITTLVASLGIGGIAVALATQNILGDLFASLSIMLDKPFEVGDFIIVGDALGAVEYIGLKTTRLRGLGGEQIVFSNGELLRSRIHNHKRMASRRVAFVLRIAYGTSEAQVTAIPAMIRELVSRRDDVDFERAHFFRYGDWSLDFEVVYHFKSPDYLLHMDAQQDVLLQIYRAFQREGIQFAHPLSVIRVADSHDPADGWPPAAAAPGGPAQH encoded by the coding sequence ATGAAGTTTTTGCTGAGCAATAATGACCTGGAAAACTGGATGCTGGCGGTCGGCGTCTGCCTCGGCACGACAGCCGTGATGGTCGTCCTGCGCATCCTGGTCGTGCGCCGCCTGGGCAACCGGGCGCGGCGCACCGCGACCCGGATCGACGACCTGCTGGTCCTGATGCTCGACCGGAGCTACCTGGTGTTCCAGCTGGCCATCGGGGTTTACCTCGGCAGCATCTTCCTCCAGATGCCGGACAGCTGGCGCCTGGTGGTGTCGCGGGTGGCGGTGGCCTCGCTGGTCGTACAGCTCGGCATCTGGGGCGACACCGCCCTGCGCGGCTGGCGCAGCCAGCTGCTGGCCACGCCCGGCGACGGCGCGCGCAAGGCCTCGAGCACGATCCTGTTCTTCATGCTGCGCCTGGTCGTCTGGACCGTGGCCTTCCTGATGTTGCTGGATAACTTCGGCTTCAACATCACCACGCTGGTCGCCAGCCTGGGCATCGGCGGCATCGCGGTGGCCCTGGCCACCCAGAACATTCTCGGCGACCTGTTCGCTTCGCTGTCCATCATGCTCGACAAGCCCTTCGAGGTAGGCGACTTCATCATCGTGGGCGATGCCCTGGGCGCGGTCGAGTACATCGGCCTGAAAACCACCCGCCTGCGCGGCCTGGGCGGCGAACAGATCGTGTTTTCCAACGGCGAGCTGCTCAGGAGCAGGATCCATAACCACAAGCGCATGGCGTCGCGCCGGGTCGCCTTCGTCCTGCGCATCGCCTACGGCACCAGCGAGGCGCAGGTGACGGCGATTCCGGCGATGATCCGCGAACTCGTCAGCCGGCGCGACGACGTCGACTTCGAACGCGCCCACTTCTTCCGCTATGGCGACTGGTCGCTCGACTTCGAGGTGGTGTACCACTTCAAGAGCCCGGACTATCTCCTGCACATGGATGCGCAGCAGGACGTCCTGCTGCAGATCTACCGCGCCTTCCAGCGCGAAGGCATCCAGTTCGCGCATCCGCTGTCGGTGATACGGGTGGCCGATTCGCACGACCCGGCCGACGGCTGGCCGCCCGCCGCGGCGGCACCCGGCGGCCCGGCGCAGCATTGA
- a CDS encoding NCS2 family permease, producing the protein MLRQKQPWSAAMLDRFFKLTQSGTDVRTELVAGLTTFLTMVYIIFVNPSILGDAGMPKESVFVATCLVAALGTAVMGLYANYPIAMAPGMGLNAYFAYAVVLGMGVAWPAALGAVFISGCLFILVSLLGLRGMIVNGIPKSMRVAITVGLGMFLALIALKNAGIVVASEPTLVKAGDLHKPEAIMAVVGFFAIVALDRLRVKGAILIGIVLVTVLSFFFGGNTYRGIFSAPPSISPTLFQLDIPGALSVGILNVVLVFFLVELFDATGTLMGVARRAGLLVDGKMDRLNKALLADSGAIVAGSILGTSSTTAYLESASGVQAGGRTGLTALTVAVLFLACLFIAPLAGVVPAYATAPALLFVACLMLSDLGEVEWGDSTESIPAAVTALAMPFTFSIAEGIAFGFISYAVLKLLTGRAREVAPVVWVIAALFTFKIVWVGT; encoded by the coding sequence ATGCTTCGGCAAAAACAACCATGGAGCGCAGCAATGCTCGACCGATTCTTCAAGCTCACCCAAAGCGGCACCGACGTCCGCACCGAACTCGTCGCCGGCCTGACCACCTTCCTGACAATGGTCTACATCATCTTTGTCAACCCGTCGATCCTGGGCGACGCCGGCATGCCGAAGGAGTCGGTGTTCGTCGCCACCTGCCTGGTGGCGGCGCTCGGCACCGCCGTGATGGGCCTGTACGCGAACTACCCGATCGCGATGGCGCCGGGGATGGGCCTGAACGCCTACTTCGCCTATGCCGTGGTGCTCGGCATGGGGGTGGCATGGCCGGCGGCGCTGGGCGCGGTCTTCATTTCGGGCTGCCTGTTCATCCTGGTATCGCTGCTGGGCCTGCGCGGCATGATCGTCAACGGCATCCCCAAGTCGATGCGGGTGGCCATCACGGTCGGCCTGGGCATGTTCCTGGCCCTGATCGCCCTGAAGAACGCCGGCATCGTGGTGGCCAGCGAGCCCACCCTGGTCAAGGCCGGCGACCTGCACAAGCCGGAAGCCATCATGGCCGTGGTCGGCTTTTTCGCCATCGTCGCGCTTGACCGCCTGCGCGTGAAGGGGGCGATCCTGATCGGCATCGTGCTGGTCACGGTGCTGTCCTTCTTCTTCGGCGGGAACACCTATCGCGGCATCTTCTCGGCGCCGCCCTCGATCTCGCCCACCCTGTTCCAGCTCGACATTCCGGGCGCCCTGTCGGTCGGCATCCTGAACGTGGTGCTGGTGTTCTTCCTGGTCGAGCTGTTCGACGCCACCGGCACCCTGATGGGCGTGGCGCGCCGCGCCGGCCTGCTGGTCGACGGCAAGATGGACCGCCTGAACAAGGCCTTGCTGGCCGACAGCGGCGCGATCGTCGCCGGCAGCATCCTGGGCACCTCGAGCACCACCGCCTACCTGGAAAGCGCCTCCGGCGTGCAGGCCGGCGGACGCACCGGCCTGACCGCGCTCACCGTGGCGGTGCTGTTCCTGGCCTGTCTGTTCATCGCACCGCTGGCCGGCGTGGTGCCGGCCTACGCCACCGCCCCGGCCCTGCTGTTCGTGGCCTGCCTGATGCTGTCCGACCTGGGCGAGGTCGAATGGGGCGATTCCACCGAGAGCATCCCGGCCGCTGTCACCGCCCTGGCCATGCCGTTCACCTTCTCGATCGCGGAAGGCATCGCCTTCGGTTTCATCAGCTATGCGGTGCTCAAGCTGCTCACCGGACGCGCCCGCGAGGTGGCGCCGGTGGTGTGGGTGATCGCCGCCCTGTTCACCTTCAAGATCGTGTGGGTCGGCACCTGA
- a CDS encoding DNA/RNA non-specific endonuclease encodes MLLSSLARIKRAALFALLLATGAVHAAEASCADHYLDGRPPEIRNPKLGAATRALCYREFGVLHSGVTRTALWSAEHLAPGQLAAARGLDRDNAFHPEPRLPRGQRAELSDYARSGFDRGHLAPNGDMPDRRAQRESFSLANMVPQDRDHNRHIWAPIEGAVRQMAKKEGSLYVITGPAFLGSSLRKVGNVIVPSHLYKVVYSPRQKAAAAWFVENRGDAPIQVIPVAELERIIGIELLPSLTRQQKERMLALPRIRQRKSRN; translated from the coding sequence ATGCTCCTTTCTTCTCTGGCCCGCATCAAGCGTGCTGCTCTTTTCGCACTCCTGCTTGCCACTGGCGCAGTCCACGCCGCGGAAGCAAGCTGCGCCGACCACTATCTCGACGGCCGCCCCCCGGAGATCCGCAATCCGAAGCTGGGCGCGGCCACCCGCGCGCTGTGCTACCGCGAATTCGGCGTGCTGCATTCGGGTGTGACCCGTACCGCCCTGTGGTCGGCCGAACACCTGGCGCCCGGCCAGCTGGCGGCGGCCCGGGGGCTGGACCGCGACAACGCCTTCCATCCCGAGCCGCGCCTGCCGCGCGGGCAGCGGGCCGAACTGTCCGACTATGCCCGCAGCGGCTTCGACCGGGGCCACCTGGCGCCGAACGGCGACATGCCCGACCGCCGCGCCCAGCGCGAAAGCTTCTCGCTGGCCAACATGGTGCCCCAGGACCGCGACCACAACCGCCACATCTGGGCGCCCATCGAAGGCGCGGTGCGCCAAATGGCGAAGAAGGAGGGTTCGCTGTACGTGATCACCGGTCCGGCCTTCCTCGGCAGCAGCCTGCGCAAGGTCGGCAACGTGATCGTGCCGAGCCACCTGTACAAGGTGGTGTACAGTCCCCGCCAGAAGGCGGCTGCCGCCTGGTTCGTCGAGAACCGCGGCGACGCGCCGATCCAGGTCATCCCGGTGGCCGAACTCGAGCGCATCATCGGCATCGAGCTGCTGCCTTCCCTGACCCGCCAGCAAAAGGAACGCATGCTGGCGCTACCCAGGATTCGCCAAAGGAAGAGCCGGAACTAA
- a CDS encoding DUF2382 domain-containing protein gives MIEEQLAVGTRVVETGRGVRIHKTVSEQPVTIDERLARDEVNVRHVSVDRIVAPEEAPATRYEGDTLVVPVLEEVLVVERRLRIKEELHITRVRHEEHYRDTVPLKAERVEVERFDETAPPPASDTHQ, from the coding sequence GTGATCGAAGAGCAACTGGCCGTCGGGACCCGCGTCGTTGAAACCGGACGCGGCGTACGCATTCACAAGACGGTCTCCGAACAGCCGGTCACCATCGACGAGCGCCTCGCGCGCGACGAGGTGAACGTCCGGCACGTTTCCGTGGACCGTATCGTCGCGCCGGAAGAAGCACCTGCAACCCGCTACGAAGGCGACACGCTGGTGGTGCCGGTTCTCGAAGAAGTGCTGGTGGTCGAACGCCGCCTGCGCATCAAGGAAGAACTGCACATCACCCGCGTGCGGCACGAGGAGCACTACCGCGACACCGTTCCGCTCAAGGCGGAGCGGGTCGAGGTCGAGCGCTTCGACGAAACCGCGCCGCCCCCAGCATCCGATACCCACCAATGA
- a CDS encoding glycosyltransferase family 1 protein, with the protein MPTLIVFCHLRWDFVFQRPQHLMTRLAEHYDILFVEEPVYSEGQAYLKKTAVAPNITVCQPHTAIHAPGFHDDQIPTLQSLLADLVPGGEQPVVWFYTPMALPLLQGLNPSKVVYDCMDELAMFKNAPKQLLQRESALLNMADVVFTGGPSLYQSKRDRHANAHCFSSSVDAKHFHQARDRDISHPDQAGIPHPRLGFYGVIDERLDVDLVSALADAHPEWQIVMVGPVVKIDPATLPKQPNVHYMGQRTYDQLPQFLAGWDVCLLPFAMNDSTKFISPTKVLEYMAAELPAVSTPITDVKVPYGDVVAIAATQQEFIAACERQLALTESERQAMAKRMREVVANTSWDLTASRMHELIESAVAGRHARLSATPEAVKAMPVKSTPVPVAKTA; encoded by the coding sequence ATGCCGACCTTGATCGTGTTTTGCCACCTGCGCTGGGACTTTGTATTCCAGCGTCCACAGCACCTGATGACCCGTCTGGCGGAACACTACGATATCCTGTTTGTCGAGGAACCGGTGTATAGCGAAGGGCAGGCATACCTGAAGAAGACGGCCGTCGCGCCGAATATCACGGTGTGCCAGCCGCATACCGCGATCCATGCACCAGGCTTCCATGACGACCAGATCCCGACCCTGCAGTCCCTGCTGGCCGATCTCGTGCCGGGCGGCGAACAGCCGGTGGTCTGGTTCTATACCCCGATGGCGCTGCCGCTGCTGCAGGGCCTGAACCCGTCCAAGGTGGTCTACGACTGCATGGACGAGCTGGCAATGTTCAAGAATGCGCCGAAACAGCTGTTGCAGCGCGAGAGCGCGCTGCTGAACATGGCCGACGTCGTCTTCACCGGCGGCCCCAGCCTGTACCAGTCCAAGCGCGATCGTCACGCCAATGCCCACTGCTTCTCGAGCAGCGTCGACGCCAAGCACTTCCACCAGGCGCGGGACCGCGACATCTCGCATCCTGACCAGGCCGGCATCCCGCATCCGCGCCTCGGCTTCTACGGCGTGATCGACGAGCGCCTCGACGTCGACCTGGTGTCGGCGCTGGCCGACGCGCACCCGGAATGGCAGATCGTGATGGTCGGCCCGGTCGTGAAGATCGATCCGGCGACCCTGCCGAAGCAGCCGAATGTCCACTACATGGGCCAGCGCACCTATGACCAGCTGCCGCAGTTCCTGGCCGGCTGGGACGTCTGCCTGCTGCCGTTCGCGATGAACGATTCGACCAAGTTCATCAGCCCGACCAAGGTGCTCGAGTACATGGCGGCCGAACTGCCGGCGGTCTCGACGCCGATCACCGACGTCAAGGTACCGTATGGCGACGTTGTCGCGATCGCCGCGACCCAGCAAGAGTTCATTGCCGCCTGCGAACGCCAGCTGGCCTTGACCGAGAGCGAGCGCCAGGCCATGGCCAAGCGCATGCGCGAAGTGGTGGCGAACACCTCGTGGGACCTGACCGCGTCGCGCATGCACGAACTGATCGAAAGCGCCGTTGCGGGCCGCCATGCGCGCCTGTCGGCCACGCCGGAGGCCGTCAAGGCGATGCCGGTCAAGTCCACCCCGGTGCCGGTCGCGAAGACCGCCTGA
- a CDS encoding DUF3606 domain-containing protein, which translates to MSDNLQNRGAQDRARINVHEDWEVRHWTEALGVSKEELERAVQQVGPSADAVREHLKRH; encoded by the coding sequence ATGTCCGACAACCTGCAAAATCGCGGCGCCCAGGACCGCGCCCGCATCAACGTGCACGAGGATTGGGAGGTGCGTCACTGGACCGAGGCGCTGGGCGTGAGCAAGGAAGAGCTCGAGCGCGCCGTGCAACAGGTGGGCCCGAGCGCCGACGCCGTGCGCGAACACCTGAAGCGCCACTGA
- a CDS encoding DUF481 domain-containing protein: MKHVTFPAATLALALCAVHAPALADIDLPAVGNVHGPLTIAKPEIPEGGWFTSAELGAIATSGNTTGTSVTGKIEARHETEKWSHEFIVSGFFKEDEYEDEDGNTERSKSAERFAASAKASFKLLGEGKRAFILGSHVNDKFGAYTRYSSIAVGHGSRWLNAEDKSLDVEIGPGYFTGERATGEDESGLTVRGAAQFRWRVSPSAFFAQTVSVEKGTSNTRSVAETSLSTKINSTMQMKAGFSARNDTSVPDGKKNTDTQTSLTMVYSF; this comes from the coding sequence ATGAAACACGTCACATTCCCTGCAGCTACCCTGGCGCTCGCCCTGTGCGCCGTCCACGCTCCGGCCCTGGCCGACATCGACCTGCCCGCCGTGGGCAACGTCCACGGCCCCCTCACGATCGCAAAGCCCGAGATCCCCGAAGGCGGCTGGTTTACCTCGGCCGAACTGGGGGCGATCGCCACCTCGGGCAATACGACCGGCACCTCGGTGACCGGCAAGATCGAGGCGCGTCACGAGACCGAGAAATGGAGCCATGAATTCATCGTCAGCGGCTTCTTCAAGGAAGACGAGTACGAGGACGAGGACGGCAACACCGAGCGCAGCAAATCGGCGGAACGCTTCGCCGCTTCGGCCAAGGCCTCGTTCAAGCTCCTGGGCGAAGGCAAGCGCGCCTTCATCCTGGGCTCGCACGTCAACGACAAGTTCGGCGCCTATACCCGTTATTCCTCGATCGCGGTCGGCCACGGTTCGCGCTGGCTGAACGCCGAGGACAAGTCGCTCGACGTGGAGATCGGTCCCGGCTATTTCACCGGCGAACGCGCCACCGGCGAGGACGAAAGCGGCCTGACCGTACGCGGCGCGGCCCAGTTCCGCTGGCGGGTCAGCCCCTCGGCCTTCTTCGCCCAGACGGTCAGCGTCGAGAAAGGCACCTCGAACACCCGTTCGGTGGCCGAGACCTCGCTCAGCACCAAGATCAATTCCACCATGCAGATGAAGGCGGGCTTCAGCGCCCGCAACGACACCAGCGTCCCGGACGGCAAGAAGAACACCGACACCCAGACCTCGCTGACGATGGTCTACTCGTTCTGA
- a CDS encoding MHS family MFS transporter, whose amino-acid sequence MSAAAAFASGNTPANKPRTVLFASLIGTTIEFYDFYIYATAAVLVFPRLFFPTADPAAATLQSLATFAIAFFARPVGSAVFGHFGDRIGRKATLVAALLTMGVSTVLIGLLPTYASIGTLAPLLLALCRFGQGLGLGGEWGGAVLLATENAPPGKRAWYGMFPQLGAPIGFFLSGGTFLLLDRFMTDADFFSYGWRIPFLASALLVIVGLYVRLKITETPDFQKVLDRNERVALPALAVLTVHTRALLLGTVVALATFVVFYLMTVFALSWGTSQLGFSRQQFLSLQLVAVVFFGLTIPPSALLADRHGRRTAMILVSAAIALFGLLFGPLFGAGTLLAVGGFMVLGMCLVGFTYGPLGTLLAEMFPPEVRYTGASLTFNLAGILGASLAPYIATWLAINYGLAYVGYYLSAAALLSLAALLAVGGSRPGTPLRAAPR is encoded by the coding sequence ATGAGCGCTGCGGCAGCATTCGCATCCGGCAACACCCCCGCCAACAAGCCGCGCACCGTTCTGTTCGCGAGCCTGATCGGCACCACCATCGAGTTCTACGACTTTTATATCTATGCCACCGCCGCGGTGCTGGTATTCCCGCGCCTGTTCTTTCCGACTGCCGATCCGGCCGCCGCCACCCTGCAGTCGCTGGCCACCTTCGCGATCGCTTTTTTCGCACGTCCGGTCGGCTCGGCCGTGTTCGGGCATTTCGGCGACCGCATCGGGCGCAAGGCCACGCTGGTGGCAGCCCTGCTGACCATGGGCGTGTCCACCGTGCTGATCGGCCTGCTGCCCACCTACGCGAGTATCGGCACGCTGGCGCCGCTGCTGCTGGCCCTGTGCCGTTTCGGCCAGGGGCTGGGACTGGGCGGCGAGTGGGGCGGGGCGGTGCTGCTGGCCACCGAGAACGCGCCGCCGGGCAAGCGTGCCTGGTACGGCATGTTTCCGCAGCTGGGCGCGCCGATCGGCTTCTTCCTGTCGGGCGGCACCTTCCTGCTGCTGGACCGGTTCATGACCGATGCCGACTTTTTCAGCTATGGCTGGCGCATCCCCTTCCTGGCCAGCGCACTGCTGGTGATCGTCGGGCTGTACGTGCGCCTGAAGATCACCGAGACGCCCGACTTCCAGAAGGTACTGGACCGCAACGAGCGGGTCGCGCTGCCGGCGCTCGCGGTGCTGACGGTCCACACCCGCGCGCTGCTGCTGGGCACGGTCGTCGCGCTGGCGACCTTCGTGGTGTTCTACCTGATGACCGTGTTCGCGCTGAGCTGGGGCACGAGCCAACTGGGCTTTTCGCGCCAGCAATTCCTTAGCCTGCAATTGGTGGCGGTGGTGTTCTTCGGCCTCACCATCCCGCCCTCGGCGCTGCTGGCCGACCGCCATGGCCGGCGCACGGCGATGATCCTGGTCAGCGCGGCGATCGCCCTGTTCGGCCTGCTGTTCGGCCCCTTGTTCGGCGCGGGGACCTTGCTGGCGGTAGGCGGCTTCATGGTGCTCGGCATGTGCCTGGTCGGCTTTACCTACGGGCCACTGGGCACCCTGCTGGCCGAGATGTTTCCGCCCGAGGTGCGCTATACCGGCGCCTCGCTCACCTTCAACCTGGCCGGCATCCTGGGCGCCTCCCTGGCGCCGTATATCGCCACCTGGCTGGCGATCAACTACGGCCTCGCCTACGTCGGTTACTACCTGTCGGCCGCCGCATTGCTCAGCCTGGCCGCGCTGCTGGCGGTCGGCGGATCGCGGCCGGGCACGCCGCTGCGGGCCGCGCCGCGCTGA
- a CDS encoding thioredoxin family protein gives MSAPYETTQPERSAVDAMTGTVMLDFGANWCGYCRAAEPLIDEAVGDSASVRHLKVEDGPGRPLGRSFRIKLWPTVVVLKDGQEVARVVRPVSSDEVRVALAQAGRA, from the coding sequence ATGTCCGCACCCTACGAAACCACCCAGCCAGAACGCAGCGCCGTCGACGCCATGACGGGCACCGTGATGCTCGATTTCGGCGCCAACTGGTGCGGCTATTGCCGCGCCGCCGAGCCGCTCATCGACGAGGCGGTGGGGGACAGCGCGTCGGTGCGCCACCTGAAGGTGGAGGACGGCCCGGGACGGCCGCTGGGACGCTCGTTCCGCATCAAGTTGTGGCCGACCGTGGTCGTGCTCAAGGATGGCCAGGAGGTCGCCCGCGTGGTGCGCCCGGTATCGAGCGACGAAGTGCGCGTGGCGCTCGCCCAGGCAGGTAGAGCATGA